From Pseudodesulfovibrio nedwellii:
CCTGCAACAGAAAAACTGGAAAACACAGGTCCACGACATCGAGCACTGGCTGAAAGAATCATTCGGCTCGTGTCGCACGCTCCCCGGAGTCGCAGATGTCCGGGTACTCGGCACCATCGGCGTGGTAGAAATGGACCGCCCGGTCAATGTCCAGAGCTTGCAGGACTGCTTCATCAAACGCGGTGTGTGGTTACGGCCCTTCGGCAAACTCATATATGTCATGCCGCCCTATATTATTACCCGCGAAGAAACGGAGCGCCTTGGTGCAGCCGTGTACGACGCAATCGCAAACAATGCTCATATATAAGGATAGACCATGAATCTTCTCGCAGTATACTTTGCCCTTTTCATTGGAATGGGCATCTACGAATATATCAAACGCAAAGACTTCGAAGAATTTGCAGTGGCTGGCCGTCGATGCAGCGCAACAGTGGCAGGCATATCCATCACCGCGTCCTGCGTTGGAGCATCCGCAACCATCGGCATGACCGGGCTGGCCTTCAGCGTCGGCACCCCCTCTTTCTGGTGGCTGGGATCAGGTGCGGCGGGCCTGCTCGTTCTTAGTACATTTCTTGCGGCAAAAACCCGTCGAAGCGGCGTTTTCACACTACCGGACATGGCTGAGAAGTTCATCTCACCTGCCGCTCGTAAAATCACGGCATTGATAATTATCCCGGCATGGGCATCAATTCTGGCCGCCCAATATATCGCGGCAGCCAAGGCCGCCACCGCCTTATCCGGCATGGACTATTCAACAGCTCTCATCGGTTGCGCTCTGGTCATCACCGCCTACACCATGCTCGGCGGCCAAAACTCCATCCTGAAAAGTGATGCCGTACAATACTCACTGGTTGCCGTCGGACTCGGATTGGCTCTCTATTATACAGGTACGGCATCTCCGGTTTCCCTCACCGATGTAAAATTACAATTCGTCAATGAAGCATTCCCCATGTCGAAATGGACCTATTTCATGATCATTGTGGGCGGCAGCTATGTGGTCTGCCCAATGTTGTTCGGACGACTCTTTTCCGCGCGTGGTGAAAAACAGGCAAAACAAGGGGCTTTTATCGCCACAGCTGGCATTGCCCTCTCCGCCGTAGTCATCGTCTGTATCGGCCTGTACGCCCGAGGGTTGGCTCCCGCAGGAACGGACGCTGATTCCATTCTCACACAAATTGTCCCTTCGGTCATGCCAGGATGGGCCGGAACCGCCCTGCTCTTCGCCCTACTGTCGGCCATCATTTCATCGGCAGACTCCTGCCTCATCACCGCCGCCACAATTTTGGAACATGATGTCATCGGTGGCAGCAATACGACCAGATGCCGCCTGATAATGGTTGCCATAGGCATGGGTGCACTTGGTATTGCCGCATCCGGGGGTAGCATCCTGTCCCTACTGCTCGCGGCCAACGATATTTATGTTTGCGGGGTAGTCGCTCCAATGTTTGTCACCATCCTCGCCTGGGGAAAACGACCGATCAACCCGCGCACCATGCTTCTTGCCATTATCATCGGAGGTGCATTGGGAATAATGGCTGCTTCGACCGGCATAAAAGCGTACAGTTTCGCTGGAGTCGGGACATCTCTGGCGTTATCCGTGGCCGCATTGATACCGTCACGCAGGTTGGCCGAATCCCAATAGGCATATCGGCCCGGACAATCTGTAAAAAAGACAAAAAAAGGCTTGCCAACCCGCCTGTTCTTTAATAGACAGACTCTTCCTGAACGTGCCGAAGTGGTGGAATTGGTAGACACGCATGGTTCAGGACCATGTGGGGGTTTCTCCGTGGAAGTTCGAATCTTCTCTTCGGCACCAGTAAAGAACAAGGGCTGTGACATACGTCGCAGCCCTTTTTCTTTGCACTCCAGATACTCAATGATAATGATCATACCCACGTCAGCTCAAAAGAGCTGTTTCTCACGAACATATCACCGTTTTCAACATATAATTTTCTGGTAAAAAGAGTTATCATCTACTATTAACAATAGAGAGAAAATCAGCCGAGACTGATTATGTTTATTTCACAGAATCATACTATGGGGATAGGATGTTTGAAAATCTCAGTTTAAAATGGAAAGTGATGTCCCTCGCTCTGGTCGGCCCCCTGCTCGTTGCCGCCATTCTGGCAGCGCAACAGGTAATCCAGATTCAAGACAGTGGCGAAAAAGACATTATCGACCAAAGCCGCGCCGTAGTGCTCATGGCTGAGGCGGCCCGACAGGAGATGTCTAAAAAGTTGGAAATAGGTGTTATCATGCCTTTTGACCAACTGAAACATTCCAAAGAAAAAATCATTGAGGCGATTCCGGTCATTACCGCCATCAAGATGGCAAAACGCCAATCAAATGAACTCAATTTTCAATTCAGAGTTCCCAAAGTCAGTCCTCGAAATCCCGAAAACACGCCTACCCCGCTAGAAAGCAAAGTTCTGGCGGAACTCAAAGCAAAGAATCTTACTGAAAAGATCCTGATTGAAGACAATCAAATCCGCTATTTCCGCGCCATTCGATTGACCAAGGAATGCCTGTACTGCCATGGAAATGCCAGAGGCGATATTGACCCCACGGGCGGCATCAAGGAAGGCTGGAAAGTCGGTGAAATCCACGGCGCATTTCAAATAATATCTTCACTGGAAGGAGCCAAAGCAAACATTCTCAAGGCAGAGCTGTATACGGCAGGTGAAACCCTGTTCATTTTGCTGCTCATTGGTTTCCTTGTTTGGCTTCTGGTCAAAAAGATCATCGTCAACCCGCTTTTCCGCATCCGTATCTTTGCGCAAAGCGTGGCTTCCGGTGAACTGGACGCTACCCCTGAAGGCTCTTTTTCCGCAGAACTTCGCTCTGTGAAAAACAGCATTGAAACCATGGTCGACAAACTCAAAACCCAAATGTTTGAAGCCGCAGAGAAAAAAGAAGAAGCCGAATCCGCAAAGAAAAAAGCTGAATCCGCCATGGAAGAAGCCAAAGAACATGATATCACAGCGACAAATCTGCTAACCAAAATGCAACGCATTGCGCAAGAGGCATCGCTCATCGTAGAACAAGTCACTTCAGCCGCGGACGAACTCTCAACCCAGGCAGACCAGGTCAGTCAGGGTGCAGACGTTCAAAGAGATCGTACAACCCAGACGGCAACAGCCATGGAAGAAATGAACGCAACAGTACTTGAAGTCGCCCGCAATTCAGCCAGCTCAGCGGATTCAGCCTCCAACGCCAGAATACAAGCTCAGGAAGGAGCCGTTGTTGTCCGAGAAGCCACGACAGCCATTCGCGAGGTGCATGATCTTACAGTCACACTCAAAGATTCCATGGGTAAACTCGGTGAACAAACTACCGATATCGGCCAAATCATGAATGTCATTGAAGACATCGCGGATCAAACCAATCTCCTTGCCCTGAACGCAGCAATCGAGGCCGCCCGAGCAGGTGAAGCCGGACGCGGGTTCGCCGTTGTTGCGGATGAAGTCCGCAAATTAGCGGAAAAGACCATGGCCGCCACCAAGGAAGTTGGCGATGCCATTCAAGCTATTCAAAACGGTGCATCATCCAACATCAAGAGTGTGGACACCGCAGCCCTCGCAGTGGAACAAGCCACGGAACTTGCCAATCAATCCGGAGAATCTCTAGACCGCATCGTATCCTTTGCAGACGAAACATCCGGCCAGGTCCAATCCATTGCCACGGCAGCTGAAGAACAATCAGCGGCATCCGAAGAGATCAACCAAGCCGTCGACGATATCAACCTGATCGCTTCCGAGACCGCCGACGGCATGAATCAATCCGCCGAGGCTATCAATGAACTGGCTCGACTCTCCAACGAACTCCGCCATCTCATCAAGGAAATGAACGAGTAACACCACTCAGTAATGATAAGGCGGAAGCTCTTCTACGAGCTTCCGCCTTTTTTAAGCTACGTCATAGTCATCTATAATATTACCAGTTGATATTCCCTTCTGCCTTGTGTTCCTTGCAATGTTTCACTAGGGTTCATTATGAATCGAATTGAACCAATCACACCGAAACAATCGCCATGCCAATAGCCGATCCGACCGAGTTGATACACAGCCTGACTGACAAAAAAGGACTTGCCGCGCTCCTTGATGTCCTCCCACTTGGCGTTGCCATCATGGACAAAGAAGGGACCCTGCTCGCTATCAACAGCACCTATGAAAACATCACGGGCGTTGAGGGGAAACAGGTCCTCGGCATAAAATGCCTCCATGCCTTGCGGTGTGATTTCTGTATGAAAAACTGCCCGGTCATGACCGAATGGGAAGACCTAACTCCCCAGACCGTCGAAGCCAACATTCTCAATCGCAACAGAGAAAAGGTCTTCGTCAACCTGACTCTTGCCCCCCTCATGGGCGAAAACAACACCATACAAGGTGCCATCGAGACCATCACACCAAGCGGAGGAGGCCCCCTCGACGAAGTCGCAGGCCATGTTCTGGGACTCGGCGAACTGGTTGGCCGAAGCCCGCAGGTGCGAAAGATATTTTCTATGACACCGTCCATTGCACAGACGGATTCCCCGGTACTGCTCACAGGAGAAACTGGCACTGGCAAGGACATGTTGGCCGAAGAAATTCACAACGAATCAGATCGTGACGGACCATTCGTCAAAGTTAATTGCGGCGCCCTGCCCGACCCTCTTCTTGAATCCGAACTCTTCGGACACAACAAAAACGCCTTTCCCGGAGCGGATCAGACCAAACAGGGACGACTACGAATGGCCCATGGCGGCACACTGTTTATCACGGAAATTGGCGATCTTCCCATGCGACTGCAAACAAAACTCCTTGCTTACATGGACAATCATGTCGTGCGCCCCATGGGGTCCACCAAAGGAGTCCGTACAGACGTTCGCATCATGGCGGCCAGTAACACAGATCTGGAAGAAGCCGTACGCAACAAAACATTTCGTCAAGACCTCCTCTACCGCCTCAACGTTATCCGACTCCACCTCCCTCCCTTGCGAGAACGTGGTGAAGATTTACTTTTGCTTCAGGACCACTTCCTGAAAATGTTTCAACTTCGCTACAAGAAAAAAGTTGAACGGTTCTCCAAAAATGTGGATAACCTCCTCAAATCGTACGTATTCCCAGGTAATATTCGGGAATTACGAAACCTCATCGAGTATGCCGTCAACTTTTGCGACACCCCGGTCATCAGAATGCGCCATTTACCCGGGTACATCCTGCACGGTCATGGGTTACCGAAAAACCTTGTGACATCGCCCGACCAACACCCTCACACCCCGGGCGAAGTCAGAATGGCACGCCCTGAACGGTGGGAAGATGTTCAACGCAAAATGATACTGGAAGCCTTGGTCAAGACCGGCGGCCGCAAACAGCAGACGGCTGAACTCCTCGGATGGGGGCGAAGCACCTTGTGGCGCAAAATGAAACATTTCGGCATAGAGTAAACAGCTATGGAAAAAATTCTTATCCCCCTCACAGGCAACGAACTAGCTCCCAGGTTTGACATCGCCCTTGAAGTACTCATTGTTTCCGTAACCAGAGAAACAAGCGCCATGGGTAAAATCGATGAAAAAGTCGTCATTCTCGACACCCCTTCCAGTGAAGCCATGTACCGAATGGTCATGTCAGAAAACATCAAGACCATCATCTGCGCAGGCATTGAAAAAGAGATATTCGATTTCTTGCGACGCAAGCGAATCAGTATCATAGATAACGTCTGTGGCCCGGTTGATGCTGTTCTCGAAGCATATCTCATGGGGAACCTCTCTCAGGGACAAATCTACTATTAACAAAGATTTGTTCCAAAATGTTTCACTTTGAAACATTTTAAACATCTTCCAACGTCCCAAAATGTTTCATTGTGTCCTTGAACTTTTATTCACATAAGAGTCTTGACGCAAACAATGATTTACTATTTATAGGAATGCGAACCCTCTTAAATGCTTGGCCCGCGTAATGTTACGCAATGTGAAATTGGGGGCAATTTCCGGGCTAATCCTCAAGGGGTTCAACTGACACAGCTGGTACACTTGAAACTTTCCATGACAAGGGAGGTAAGCGTGCATCATTGTGCAAACAACACTTCTCGGGAGGAAGGATTACATGAAAATCAAAGACCTGATGACTCCGGTAGAGGATTACCAGACCCTTGGTCTGGAAACCTCTCTGAGCGACGTCGTGAGCGCCTTGCACGGCAGCAAACACCGCGACATCCTCATTGTGGATGAAAACGGTGCCTTTGCAGGCGTGGTGACCATGACGGACATCATCGTTGCGCTGGAACCCAACTACAAGAAGCTCAACAAAACCGATCTGGGCAGCGACATTCTGTCCAACCGATTTGTGGCCGAACAGTTTAAAGAATTCAATCTCTGGACCAACACCTTGACCGACCTCTGTAGCAAGAGCCTCGACCTCAAGGCCAAAGACGTCATGCATGTCCCCGAAGACACCCATTACTTAGATCAAGATAGCGACTTGGAGCATGGTGTACATCTCTACATTATCGATACTCCCCAGCCCTTGATCGTCCGTAGTAACGGCAAAGTGGAAGGAATCCTCCGCATGGCCGATGTCTTTGATGAAATCATTAATCGCATGAGCGCCTGTGCCGGCTAGGCCTTGGTGAACAAGGAGATAATCATGGAAACAGCTCAAGCTGCCAAACCCTCATTCGACTGGAAACGCCTGGTGTTCATGCTCCTCGGCGTCGTACTCTTCGCCGTTGTCTACTTCGCTCCGGCATGGCCGGACGCAATTGACCCCATGGGTCAGCACTTTCCCCTGCCTACGGAAGCTAAAGGTGCCATCGCCGTTTTCCTGCTGGCCGGTACATGGTGGGTCTTTGAAGTCGTCCCCATCGGCGTCACTTCATTAATGATCGGTATTCTTCAGGTCATGTTCCTGATTCGCCCAGCTAAAGTGGCGTTCAAGGATTTCATGGATCCGTCCGTTCTCTTTATTTTCGCCTCCATCATGATCGGTCTGGTTTTCACGAAGACTGGCCTGACAAAACGACTTGCATACAAAATGCTTGATGTCGTAGGCGAACGTACCTCAATGATCTATCTCGGCGTCTTCGTGGTCACGGCCGCCCTGACCCACATTATGGCGCACACCGCTGTGGCAGCCACCATATATCCGCTGCTGCTCGCCATTTACGCATTGTACGGTGAAGGCGACAAACCCACTAAGTTCGGTAAGGGATTGTTCATAGGTATGGCCTACGTGGCCGGTGCCGGTTCCGTTGTCACCCTGCTTGGTGCAGCCCGGGGAGCAGTAGCTCTCGGCTTCTACAAGGAAATCGTCAACGTAGACATCGGCTTCTTCGAGCTGAGTTACTACATGGCACCCATAGGTTGGGCCATGACCTTCCTGCTGTGGGGCTTCTTCATGATCGTATGCAAGCCTGAAAAAGACCGTATTCCCGGCCTGAGAGAAAAAGCGCGTGAACTCAACGCAAAAATGGGCCGCTTAACCCGTGATGAGATCATGGCTGCCGTCATCGTTGGTGGTGTCATCTGTATCATGTCCTTACGCTCCTTTGTCCCGGCCCTTCAAGCTGTAGACAAAACCGCCATCATTCTTTGCTCCTCAGTTCTCTTCTTTGTCTTCAAGATCCTTGATCTAAAAGACCTCGAAGACATCCCCTGGAACATCATCCTGCTGTTCGCCGGTGCCATGTCCATTGGTTTCTGTCTCTGGGAAACCGGTGCAGCAAAATGGATGGCCGTTAACTGGCTGGTCATGTTCCAGGATGCGAACTGGTTTATCTTCGTCATGTCCATCGCCTTCTTCGTCATGATGATGACCAACTTCATCATGAACGTGGCGGCCATCGCCATATCGTTACCGGTTGCCCTCGTTATCGCGCCTTACCTTGGCGTGGCTCCCGAAGTCATCCTGTACGCCTCTCTGGTTGTTGCTGGTATGCCTTTCCTGCTCCTTGTCGGCGCAGCTCCCAACGCCATTGCATACGACTCTGGACAGTTCACCACGGGTGAATTCTTCGGCTGGGGCGTTCCCGCTTCCATCCTGCTCATGGTTGTTGTCGGTCTTGCAATCCTCGTCATCTGGCCGATTATGGGTATGCCCATCACGCTGCCCGCAGGCGGTTAACAGTCGACAGTTTGTATAAGACAATATAATAACGGCTGCCATCTTCGATGCATGGCAGCCGTCTTTTCATAAAACATAAAACCACGTGAGAATCATGGAAAAACTCGAAGCCCTCTTTGATCACATCGCGGCCCGGGTCAACGTCAACTTGAAGCCCATGGGCATTGACGTTCGCCCCCTGCTTAATAATGCTATCCCAAGAGAGAGACATCTCCTCTACTATGCGTTTTATGCTCTGACCGAAGACCATCCAATTAGCTTCAGATTCACCAACTCCAATCTCTCCGGTTCCTATTTCCTCGGCAAAACACAGGTTGATCGCTCTGTTCTGTATAAATCAGATATTCGAGGCGATGAGCTCAAACAAAAAGGTGACGTAGTTGAATTCAATGGCGTCAAAACCAAACTCTTCTACGACGAAGTCATCCGTATCACCAACTCTTTCCTGGTAAAGACACTGGTGCACAATCAATCAAAGAACCCTGAAATTCCTGAGGTATTCCGCATCCTCAACACCGTGGCCATGCACTATTCGAATATCCACGGGACCACCACGGAAGGCGTTTATCTCGGTCCCTTCTCCACAGTAGATCTCTCCGTCATGCACAATTGTGTTGTGGGCGACTTCGCTTATGTACAGGCAGGCGACCTTTCCCGTGTAAACATTGAACCAGGACGCATCTGGCTCAAGGCAGGAGACCTGTTCGAATTCAACTATGTCTATCCCGAAGGCGTGGTGGATAAATACGTTAAACTCGACGAGAACGGCAAACTCACAGGACAATTCATTGAATACGTGGACGACTTCAAAGAAGACTTCGTTCCAATCTATTCGACTGCCGCACCTGAAACAGACGTCATCATTCCAGAATCCGCTTATGTCAGCCCCTATGCCGTCATCAAGGGACACTGTGAAATCGGTGAAAACGCTCTTATCGTTCAACGAGCCCACGTCGAAAATTCCATCATCGGAGAGGGAGCCAACGCACAGGAGAACTGCTACATCAAGAACTCCATATTCGAAGGCAACAACGTCACAGCTCACGGCGGCAAGGTCATCCATACCCGCAATGGCAAAAACGTATTCGTCGGGTTCAATTCATTTGTCCACGGCACCGAATCCTGTCCCATCATCATTGGCCAAGATTCCATTGTCATGCCCCATACTATTATTGATGCCGAAGAGCCTATCGAGATACCTGAAAATTCGGCAATCTGGGGATATGTAACCAAGCAAGCC
This genomic window contains:
- a CDS encoding CBS domain-containing protein — protein: MKIKDLMTPVEDYQTLGLETSLSDVVSALHGSKHRDILIVDENGAFAGVVTMTDIIVALEPNYKKLNKTDLGSDILSNRFVAEQFKEFNLWTNTLTDLCSKSLDLKAKDVMHVPEDTHYLDQDSDLEHGVHLYIIDTPQPLIVRSNGKVEGILRMADVFDEIINRMSACAG
- a CDS encoding NifB/NifX family molybdenum-iron cluster-binding protein, giving the protein MEKILIPLTGNELAPRFDIALEVLIVSVTRETSAMGKIDEKVVILDTPSSEAMYRMVMSENIKTIICAGIEKEIFDFLRRKRISIIDNVCGPVDAVLEAYLMGNLSQGQIYY
- a CDS encoding sigma-54 interaction domain-containing protein, encoding MPIADPTELIHSLTDKKGLAALLDVLPLGVAIMDKEGTLLAINSTYENITGVEGKQVLGIKCLHALRCDFCMKNCPVMTEWEDLTPQTVEANILNRNREKVFVNLTLAPLMGENNTIQGAIETITPSGGGPLDEVAGHVLGLGELVGRSPQVRKIFSMTPSIAQTDSPVLLTGETGTGKDMLAEEIHNESDRDGPFVKVNCGALPDPLLESELFGHNKNAFPGADQTKQGRLRMAHGGTLFITEIGDLPMRLQTKLLAYMDNHVVRPMGSTKGVRTDVRIMAASNTDLEEAVRNKTFRQDLLYRLNVIRLHLPPLRERGEDLLLLQDHFLKMFQLRYKKKVERFSKNVDNLLKSYVFPGNIRELRNLIEYAVNFCDTPVIRMRHLPGYILHGHGLPKNLVTSPDQHPHTPGEVRMARPERWEDVQRKMILEALVKTGGRKQQTAELLGWGRSTLWRKMKHFGIE
- a CDS encoding sodium:solute symporter family protein gives rise to the protein MNLLAVYFALFIGMGIYEYIKRKDFEEFAVAGRRCSATVAGISITASCVGASATIGMTGLAFSVGTPSFWWLGSGAAGLLVLSTFLAAKTRRSGVFTLPDMAEKFISPAARKITALIIIPAWASILAAQYIAAAKAATALSGMDYSTALIGCALVITAYTMLGGQNSILKSDAVQYSLVAVGLGLALYYTGTASPVSLTDVKLQFVNEAFPMSKWTYFMIIVGGSYVVCPMLFGRLFSARGEKQAKQGAFIATAGIALSAVVIVCIGLYARGLAPAGTDADSILTQIVPSVMPGWAGTALLFALLSAIISSADSCLITAATILEHDVIGGSNTTRCRLIMVAIGMGALGIAASGGSILSLLLAANDIYVCGVVAPMFVTILAWGKRPINPRTMLLAIIIGGALGIMAASTGIKAYSFAGVGTSLALSVAALIPSRRLAESQ
- a CDS encoding transferase, yielding MEKLEALFDHIAARVNVNLKPMGIDVRPLLNNAIPRERHLLYYAFYALTEDHPISFRFTNSNLSGSYFLGKTQVDRSVLYKSDIRGDELKQKGDVVEFNGVKTKLFYDEVIRITNSFLVKTLVHNQSKNPEIPEVFRILNTVAMHYSNIHGTTTEGVYLGPFSTVDLSVMHNCVVGDFAYVQAGDLSRVNIEPGRIWLKAGDLFEFNYVYPEGVVDKYVKLDENGKLTGQFIEYVDDFKEDFVPIYSTAAPETDVIIPESAYVSPYAVIKGHCEIGENALIVQRAHVENSIIGEGANAQENCYIKNSIFEGNNVTAHGGKVIHTRNGKNVFVGFNSFVHGTESCPIIIGQDSIVMPHTIIDAEEPIEIPENSAIWGYVTKQADLATQCVSLDDLAKTTEITLGNATFKGDGMAFVKAFKHRIDHIREENGAYFDGSDKTRGHAQKTQDACFNILQPFQSGPEAGMYPTMTIGD
- a CDS encoding SLC13 family permease, with protein sequence METAQAAKPSFDWKRLVFMLLGVVLFAVVYFAPAWPDAIDPMGQHFPLPTEAKGAIAVFLLAGTWWVFEVVPIGVTSLMIGILQVMFLIRPAKVAFKDFMDPSVLFIFASIMIGLVFTKTGLTKRLAYKMLDVVGERTSMIYLGVFVVTAALTHIMAHTAVAATIYPLLLAIYALYGEGDKPTKFGKGLFIGMAYVAGAGSVVTLLGAARGAVALGFYKEIVNVDIGFFELSYYMAPIGWAMTFLLWGFFMIVCKPEKDRIPGLREKARELNAKMGRLTRDEIMAAVIVGGVICIMSLRSFVPALQAVDKTAIILCSSVLFFVFKILDLKDLEDIPWNIILLFAGAMSIGFCLWETGAAKWMAVNWLVMFQDANWFIFVMSIAFFVMMMTNFIMNVAAIAISLPVALVIAPYLGVAPEVILYASLVVAGMPFLLLVGAAPNAIAYDSGQFTTGEFFGWGVPASILLMVVVGLAILVIWPIMGMPITLPAGG
- a CDS encoding methyl-accepting chemotaxis protein, with amino-acid sequence MFENLSLKWKVMSLALVGPLLVAAILAAQQVIQIQDSGEKDIIDQSRAVVLMAEAARQEMSKKLEIGVIMPFDQLKHSKEKIIEAIPVITAIKMAKRQSNELNFQFRVPKVSPRNPENTPTPLESKVLAELKAKNLTEKILIEDNQIRYFRAIRLTKECLYCHGNARGDIDPTGGIKEGWKVGEIHGAFQIISSLEGAKANILKAELYTAGETLFILLLIGFLVWLLVKKIIVNPLFRIRIFAQSVASGELDATPEGSFSAELRSVKNSIETMVDKLKTQMFEAAEKKEEAESAKKKAESAMEEAKEHDITATNLLTKMQRIAQEASLIVEQVTSAADELSTQADQVSQGADVQRDRTTQTATAMEEMNATVLEVARNSASSADSASNARIQAQEGAVVVREATTAIREVHDLTVTLKDSMGKLGEQTTDIGQIMNVIEDIADQTNLLALNAAIEAARAGEAGRGFAVVADEVRKLAEKTMAATKEVGDAIQAIQNGASSNIKSVDTAALAVEQATELANQSGESLDRIVSFADETSGQVQSIATAAEEQSAASEEINQAVDDINLIASETADGMNQSAEAINELARLSNELRHLIKEMNE